One Aphelocoma coerulescens isolate FSJ_1873_10779 chromosome 5, UR_Acoe_1.0, whole genome shotgun sequence DNA segment encodes these proteins:
- the ASCL2 gene encoding achaete-scute homolog 2, producing the protein MNGGALPPLPPAAPRGRRRPASPELLRCKRRLAFAALPGTGAAAAAAVARRNERERNRVRLVNLGFAALRQHVPHGAASKKMSKVETLRSAVEYIRALQRLLDEHDAAASFPDGRGRVAVGEVGGGGGYSSASPSFASSAPGSPCSSEESGYDAALSPEERELLDFTSWLGSY; encoded by the coding sequence ATGAACGGCGGGGCTCTGCCGCCGCTACCCCCCGCCGCaccccgcggccgccggcggcCCGCTTCCCCCGAGCTGCTGCGCTGCAAGCGCCGCCTGGCCTTCGCCGCCCTGCCGGGcaccggggcggcggcggcggcggccgtgGCCCGTCGGAACGAGCGGGAGCGCAACCGCGTGCGGCTCGTCAACCTGGGCTTCGCCGCCCTCCGCCAGCACGTCCCCCACGGCGCCGCCAGCAAGAAGATGAGCAAGGTGGAGACCCTCCGCTCCGCCGTCGAGTACATCCGCGCCCTGCAGCGGCTCCTCGACGAGCACGACGCCGCCGCCTCTTTCCCCGACGGCCGCGGGCGGGTGGCTGTCGGGGAAGTTGGCGGTGGCGGCGGCTACTCCTCCGCTTCGCCCTCCTTCGCCTCCTCCGCGCCCGGCTCACCGTGCTCCTCCGAGGAGAGCGGCTACGACGCGGCGCTCAGCCCCGAGGAGCGGGAGCTGCTGGACTTCACCAGCTGGCTGGGGAGCTACTGA